The Nitrospira sp. genome segment CCGTGAGTCGGATGGAGTCCTGTATACCCATTGTGGGCCGGAGATCGGCGTGGCCTCGACGAAGGCGTTCACGGCGCAGCTCACGGCGCTCTATCTCCTGGCCTTGCATTTCGCGCGAGTTCGTAATGTGATGAAGGTGGCGGATGGTCAAGCCTGGCTTGATCGGCTCGTGCGGTTGCCTGCCCTGGTCGAGAGTGTGCTGCAGAGAGAAGCCGAAATCGTGGCGATCGCCAAGCGCTACTACAAGAAACGGAATTTTCTGTTCTTGGGCCGCGGAATCAATTACCCGATTGCGCTGGAAGGTTCATTGAAACTCAAAGAAATTTCCTACATCCATGCAGAGGGCTATGCGGCTGGTGAGATGAAGCACGGTCCGATCGCATTGATCGATAAGGATATGCCGGTCGTGGTGTTGGCGCCTCGAGATCGACTGTATGACAAGACGGTCAGTAATCTCATGGAGGTCAAAGCGCGACATGCCCCCGTGATTGCCTTCGTGGCTGAAGGAGAACGAGAACTCGGGAAGATCGCGGATGCCGTCTTCACGGTACCGGACACCCATTCGCTCATCTCACCAATGCTCTTTACTATCCCGCTGCAGCTGCTGGCGTATCATATTGCGGTGTTGCGGGGGGCAGATGTGGATCAGCCGAGGAATCTGGCGAAAAGTGTGACGGTGGAATGAGGTGTGAAGGCAGGTCCCTCTGCTCGTTCAACGCGCGGCCTCAGAAGGCCCTCGTTGAATGCGCGCAATAAGGGACCGTACCTTCACGCCTCATAGGGGAAAGGGAGAGAAGAGTGGAGATCACGCAGCAGGATGTGGAAAAGGTAGCACAATTGGCACGATTGGCGCTGACGGCTTCGGAGAAGGAGACCTTTGCGAAGCAGTTGAGCCAAATCCTTTCCCATGTTGATCAGCTCAAGCAATATGACACGACCGGGGTTGAGCCGACCGCAACGGTGATGGGGCAAGTAAACATATTTCGAGAGGATAGTGTACGCCCATCGCTTGCTGCAGAGAAAGCATTGGCCAATGCGCCGGAGCGTGAATCAGATGGATT includes the following:
- the gatC gene encoding Asp-tRNA(Asn)/Glu-tRNA(Gln) amidotransferase subunit GatC, with protein sequence MEITQQDVEKVAQLARLALTASEKETFAKQLSQILSHVDQLKQYDTTGVEPTATVMGQVNIFREDSVRPSLAAEKALANAPERESDGFVVPKIIEER